A single Bosea sp. PAMC 26642 DNA region contains:
- a CDS encoding MerR family transcriptional regulator → MHELPIGELSRDTGVKIPTIRFYEQIGLLKVPRRTSANRRYYSGDDVNRLHFIRHARELGFEIDDIRALLAMYDEPQSSCDSVHRIAKRHLDQIDLRIGQLEALRGELQRMVHEGQHGRICDCRVIEVLADHNQCRHDHARAGGVMER, encoded by the coding sequence ATGCATGAATTGCCTATCGGCGAACTCTCGCGTGATACGGGCGTCAAGATACCGACAATCCGCTTTTACGAGCAAATCGGCTTGCTGAAGGTGCCTCGGCGCACGAGCGCCAACCGCCGCTACTACAGCGGCGACGACGTCAACCGCCTGCATTTCATTCGTCATGCCCGCGAACTCGGCTTCGAGATCGATGATATCCGGGCGCTGCTGGCGATGTATGACGAGCCACAGTCGTCTTGCGACAGCGTTCACCGGATTGCGAAGCGCCATCTCGACCAGATCGACCTCCGCATTGGCCAGCTCGAGGCCCTGCGCGGCGAATTGCAGCGCATGGTCCACGAGGGCCAGCACGGCCGCATCTGCGATTGCCGCGTGATAGAGGTGTTGGCCGACCATAACCAATGCCGGCACGATCACGCCCGAGCCGGCGGCGTCATGGAAAGATGA
- a CDS encoding nickel/cobalt efflux transporter, translating to MTSFTELLQQGVANAWLFVPTAIMLGALHGLEPGHSKTMMAAFIVAVRGTFFQAVLLGLAATVSHTAIVWAIALGGMYLFKGIDAETTEPYFQLVSAVIIIAIAAWMFRQTWRDQQAAKRHAREVEDYEKNRAGTAPSHRVDTGHGFMSLEIPPERPAHFRLTVISGDQWQGEYVTLTTELPDGSTQRFTFVDRDGYMESAEKVAEPHDFMVRLNLDHGDHEHSYDVSFLQGNTGSGPLHQQKGVELADEGYMDAHALSHANDIRKRFSGRNVTTWQIVLFGLTGGLIPCPAAITVLLLCIQLREFSLGAVLVVCFSIGLAITLVTVGAVAAIGVRHATKRVGWLSTATARAPYFSSALIILVGLYTGYHGWSGLQAQHHGKPAAAVTVAPSMG from the coding sequence ATGACCAGTTTCACGGAGCTGCTCCAGCAAGGCGTCGCCAATGCCTGGCTCTTCGTTCCAACCGCGATCATGCTTGGCGCACTGCACGGACTCGAGCCCGGCCATTCCAAGACGATGATGGCTGCCTTCATCGTCGCGGTGCGCGGCACCTTCTTCCAGGCCGTGCTGCTGGGTCTCGCGGCAACGGTGTCCCATACGGCGATCGTCTGGGCGATCGCGCTCGGCGGCATGTACCTGTTCAAGGGCATCGATGCCGAGACGACCGAACCCTATTTCCAGCTCGTCTCCGCCGTCATCATCATCGCCATCGCCGCCTGGATGTTCCGGCAGACCTGGCGCGACCAGCAAGCGGCCAAACGCCATGCCCGCGAGGTCGAGGACTACGAGAAGAACAGGGCCGGGACGGCGCCGAGCCATCGTGTCGATACGGGCCACGGGTTCATGTCGCTCGAAATCCCGCCGGAAAGGCCCGCCCACTTTCGGCTGACAGTCATCAGCGGCGACCAATGGCAAGGCGAATATGTGACGCTGACGACCGAGCTGCCCGACGGAAGCACGCAGCGCTTCACCTTCGTCGATCGCGACGGCTACATGGAATCGGCGGAAAAGGTGGCCGAACCCCATGATTTCATGGTCCGGCTCAACCTCGACCATGGCGACCACGAGCACAGCTACGACGTCTCCTTCCTGCAAGGGAACACGGGGAGCGGCCCGCTGCACCAGCAGAAGGGGGTCGAACTCGCCGATGAGGGCTATATGGACGCCCACGCCCTGTCTCATGCCAACGACATCCGCAAGCGCTTCTCGGGGCGCAACGTCACCACCTGGCAGATCGTGCTGTTTGGCCTCACCGGAGGGTTGATCCCCTGTCCGGCGGCGATCACCGTTCTGCTGCTCTGCATCCAGTTGCGCGAATTCTCGCTCGGGGCGGTGTTGGTGGTGTGCTTCTCGATCGGGCTGGCGATCACGCTGGTCACGGTCGGCGCAGTGGCAGCGATCGGGGTACGCCATGCGACCAAGCGTGTCGGCTGGTTGTCGACCGCGACCGCCCGGGCACCCTATTTTTCAAGTGCCCTGATCATCCTGGTGGGGCTGTACACCGGCTATCACGGCTGGAGCGGCCTGCAGGCGCAGCATCACGGCAAGCCGGCGGCGGCCGTCACGGTCGCGCCGAGCATGGGATGA
- a CDS encoding ABC transporter permease — protein sequence MWHFALRRGTVLLLTLLVVSMIAFLIPYIGEGDPALLVLRARIADPNVDHVTLEAMRRQLGLDRPLAVQYLAWLSDAVRGDFGLSFTSRAPVTDMLGGALIVSITLALSALLIALLVSAPLGTAAAMRPGGGADTAATLLTQTLIAIPAYWMAPMSILVFALWLGWLPSAGWNGPASLVLPALVLALRPLAYFTRIIRASMIDVLDAPFITAARSRGLSLTQTVMRHGLRNGAMPVITMFALWLAGLLGGSVIVEVIFAIPGMGRLIYEAVINKDIPVLQGGFVAIVTFAVLVNTLVDLAYLAINPALRHSHGA from the coding sequence ATGTGGCACTTCGCTCTTCGCCGCGGCACCGTCCTGCTGCTGACGCTGCTCGTGGTTTCCATGATCGCCTTCCTGATCCCCTATATCGGCGAGGGCGACCCCGCCCTCCTGGTGTTGCGTGCCCGCATCGCCGACCCCAATGTCGACCACGTCACGCTCGAGGCGATGCGTCGCCAGCTCGGTCTCGATCGGCCGCTGGCGGTCCAGTACCTTGCCTGGCTCAGCGATGCGGTGCGCGGCGATTTCGGCCTGTCCTTCACCAGCCGCGCCCCGGTCACGGACATGCTCGGCGGCGCGCTCATCGTCTCGATCACGCTGGCGCTCTCGGCCTTGCTGATCGCGCTCCTGGTTTCGGCGCCGCTCGGCACGGCGGCGGCGATGCGTCCCGGCGGAGGCGCCGACACCGCCGCAACGCTGCTGACCCAGACGCTCATCGCGATTCCCGCATACTGGATGGCGCCGATGAGCATTCTGGTCTTTGCGCTCTGGCTCGGCTGGCTGCCCTCGGCCGGCTGGAACGGTCCGGCCTCGCTCGTCCTGCCGGCGCTCGTCCTGGCGCTGCGCCCGCTCGCCTATTTCACCCGCATCATCCGCGCCTCGATGATCGATGTGCTCGACGCGCCCTTTATCACCGCCGCCCGCAGCCGCGGCCTCAGCCTGACCCAGACGGTTATGCGCCACGGGCTGCGAAACGGCGCGATGCCGGTCATCACCATGTTCGCCCTCTGGCTGGCCGGCCTGCTCGGCGGCTCGGTCATCGTCGAGGTCATCTTCGCCATCCCCGGCATGGGCCGGCTGATCTACGAGGCCGTGATCAACAAGGACATCCCCGTCCTGCAAGGTGGTTTCGTCGCCATCGTGACGTTCGCCGTCTTAGTCAACACGCTTGTCGACCTCGCCTATCTTGCCATCAACCCAGCTCTGAGGCACAGCCATGGCGCTTGA
- a CDS encoding ABC transporter permease: MALDAALPDAASPFRSSDVARRPRFATPPWTLVTGALLFLLVALTLCLGPWLAPHDPTAQALIRRLKPPSEAHWLGTDHLGRDVFSRLLVGGHFAIVIAAVTLTLSVVIGTLIGVISARKGGLFDEIAMRSVDLLISFPEVVVAIFLIALLGPGYGTLILALTLVSWTPFARLARGLAMEINAKPYIRAAEILGCSRRFIILRHIIPNAIGPISALAFLRFGHKMITVGGLSYIGLGIQPPHADWAAMMAEAQPYIERAPLLVLCPGLAIFITALSVTWIGQGLSQRGGTP; this comes from the coding sequence ATGGCGCTTGACGCAGCCCTGCCGGACGCCGCGTCGCCCTTTCGCTCGTCGGATGTCGCGCGCCGACCGCGCTTCGCCACCCCGCCCTGGACGCTCGTCACCGGCGCGCTGCTGTTCTTGCTGGTCGCGCTGACACTTTGCCTCGGCCCCTGGCTCGCCCCCCATGATCCGACGGCACAGGCGCTGATCCGCCGCCTGAAACCACCAAGCGAAGCGCATTGGCTCGGGACCGACCATCTCGGCCGCGACGTGTTCAGCCGTCTTCTCGTCGGCGGGCATTTCGCCATCGTGATCGCGGCGGTGACGCTGACGCTGTCGGTGGTCATTGGTACGCTGATCGGCGTGATCAGCGCCCGCAAGGGCGGGCTCTTCGACGAGATCGCGATGCGTTCAGTCGATCTGCTGATTTCCTTCCCCGAGGTGGTGGTAGCGATCTTCCTGATCGCGCTGCTCGGGCCTGGCTATGGTACCCTGATTCTGGCGCTCACCCTCGTCAGCTGGACGCCTTTCGCCCGCCTCGCCCGCGGGCTCGCCATGGAGATCAACGCCAAGCCCTACATTCGCGCCGCTGAAATCCTCGGCTGCTCGCGCCGCTTCATCATTCTGCGCCACATCATCCCGAACGCGATCGGCCCGATCTCGGCCCTGGCCTTCCTCCGCTTCGGTCACAAGATGATCACCGTAGGCGGCCTGTCCTATATCGGGCTCGGCATCCAGCCGCCTCATGCCGACTGGGCCGCGATGATGGCGGAGGCGCAGCCCTATATCGAACGCGCGCCGCTGCTCGTTCTCTGCCCGGGGTTGGCGATCTTCATAACCGCGCTTTCGGTCACCTGGATCGGACAGGGCCTGTCGCAACGTGGGGGCACGCCATGA
- a CDS encoding GNAT family N-acetyltransferase: protein MSATRSMLALDRLTDRPDARHIEARAFCLAVIKEFYSTDYRSDWHADLDSLTGEPARSWYSSLNRGAFWMARDDDGAIVATAGLYHLGWKPNLATELAALYPRPDRVPQLARVYVRADQRGRQIGRWLNDIAEAGARRLGYDRLYLHASADAPATLGFWRGRGYAEIAALGAYFHFDKTLSNSP from the coding sequence ATGTCGGCTACCCGATCCATGCTCGCGCTCGACCGACTGACCGATCGGCCGGACGCTCGCCATATCGAGGCGCGAGCCTTCTGCCTCGCGGTGATCAAGGAATTCTACAGCACCGACTATCGGTCAGACTGGCACGCCGATCTGGACTCGCTGACCGGGGAGCCGGCGCGCTCCTGGTACAGCTCGCTCAACCGCGGCGCGTTCTGGATGGCGAGGGACGACGACGGGGCGATCGTCGCGACCGCCGGCCTCTATCATCTCGGCTGGAAACCAAATCTCGCCACGGAGTTGGCGGCGCTCTATCCGCGGCCCGATCGGGTGCCGCAGCTCGCGCGGGTCTATGTCCGGGCCGACCAGCGCGGCCGGCAGATCGGCCGCTGGCTCAACGACATCGCCGAAGCCGGGGCGCGCCGCCTCGGTTACGACAGGCTCTATCTGCACGCCAGCGCAGACGCGCCGGCGACGCTCGGCTTCTGGCGCGGGCGCGGCTATGCCGAGATCGCCGCGCTCGGGGCCTATTTTCATTTCGACAAGACCTTGTCGAATTCCCCCTGA
- a CDS encoding ABC transporter ATP-binding protein has translation MTVVLSLADRRPAVEPAEPLLAIEDLHVAIGPAGRAAPVIESLNLEIRRSEVVALVGESGSGKSLTALSAMRLLPRAAQVTRGRIRFDGEDVLTMKPRELDALRGGRIGMIFQQPQAMLDPTCRVGDQVAEGLRRHRGLSRSAAAARVVELFREVGIPAPEARARDYPFAFSGGMAQRVMIAAALAADPDLLIADEPTTALDVTVQAQILRLLDEQRRRRRMALLLITHDLGIVAALADRVAVMYAGRVIEEGPARQILSAPRHPYTQALVECSLLKRDTGGRLIALPGSAISARELSYGCRFQPRCAIVAQSPHNHKCCSSEPTLSCCQGSHKARCWAVTPEMEEAQQ, from the coding sequence ATGACCGTCGTACTTTCCCTCGCCGACCGTCGACCCGCCGTGGAGCCAGCAGAACCGCTCCTGGCGATAGAGGACCTGCATGTCGCAATCGGACCGGCCGGACGCGCCGCGCCGGTTATCGAGAGCCTGAATCTAGAGATACGCCGCAGCGAGGTCGTCGCGCTTGTCGGAGAGTCGGGGTCCGGCAAGAGCCTCACCGCCCTGTCGGCGATGCGGCTCCTGCCGCGCGCTGCGCAGGTCACCCGTGGTCGGATCCGCTTCGACGGCGAGGACGTGCTGACCATGAAACCGCGCGAGCTCGACGCCCTGCGCGGCGGCCGCATCGGCATGATCTTCCAGCAGCCGCAGGCCATGCTCGACCCGACCTGCCGCGTCGGCGACCAGGTGGCGGAAGGGCTTCGCCGGCATCGCGGGCTGTCGCGCAGCGCAGCCGCTGCCCGCGTCGTCGAGCTCTTTCGCGAGGTCGGCATCCCCGCGCCGGAGGCCCGCGCCCGGGACTACCCATTCGCCTTCTCCGGGGGCATGGCTCAGCGAGTCATGATCGCCGCAGCGCTCGCAGCCGATCCAGACCTGCTCATCGCAGACGAGCCGACGACCGCGCTCGACGTCACCGTCCAGGCCCAGATCCTGCGGCTGCTTGACGAGCAGCGCCGGCGCCGGCGTATGGCGCTGCTGCTGATCACCCATGATCTCGGTATCGTCGCGGCGTTGGCCGACAGGGTCGCGGTCATGTATGCCGGCCGCGTCATAGAGGAAGGGCCGGCGCGCCAGATCCTGTCGGCGCCGCGCCACCCCTATACGCAGGCGCTCGTCGAATGCTCGCTGCTGAAGCGCGATACCGGCGGCCGACTGATCGCACTGCCGGGCAGCGCGATCTCGGCGCGCGAGCTGTCGTATGGTTGCCGCTTCCAGCCCCGCTGCGCGATCGTCGCCCAGAGCCCGCACAACCATAAATGCTGCAGCAGCGAGCCGACGCTCTCCTGCTGCCAGGGCTCGCACAAGGCACGCTGCTGGGCAGTGACGCCGGAGATGGAGGAGGCGCAGCAATGA
- a CDS encoding aromatic amino acid ammonia-lyase, with amino-acid sequence MTIYWFNRGAGDQRESVIFSGDPMTPANAAFLKDQQLQRFKAGATRGYGPEIKEEALVRAIMAIRANTMSYEAASPQLTNILVELLNKRITPVVQSRGTVGEGDLPTMNNIAAAMVGVGDVYYNGIRMPAAKALSEAGIKPLEPTAADQAAFVSTYAYAHAQAALLVEDARELLEWTDLSHAMGLTGMNSSITPISAPVQAMRPYGWLEWDAARIMDMIKGSYLFEKDPTRIIQDPESMRASSQRQGSAWQAWADLRDSVHLSINSSDHNPAVLPGLTPDSSWELSTPQFMQYYVKGGPLSNGQSGYILSNANWDPYPMANQIEAFTIALTNLGVAVAQRIERFRNPFFTVAKLTDVLTAEERRDILPFDVYLATDLWQELAGMGTPVTPAGQAIVGTVEDLEAQTRIKPLRARSAVDVSFHLLAQDLLTASHWMEIRKAQTPARNFGIAPTAALTALRKALPWRQPASERPQRPIGAVVYDFMRENPASHFYAAGPVRPDAKTPFAAAKFPH; translated from the coding sequence GTGACCATCTACTGGTTCAATCGCGGAGCGGGCGACCAGCGCGAATCCGTTATCTTCTCGGGCGACCCTATGACCCCGGCAAACGCGGCTTTCCTGAAAGACCAGCAATTGCAGAGGTTCAAGGCCGGCGCCACGCGTGGCTACGGTCCCGAGATCAAGGAGGAGGCGCTTGTCAGGGCGATCATGGCGATACGCGCCAATACCATGTCCTACGAGGCTGCCAGCCCCCAGTTGACCAATATTCTGGTCGAATTGTTGAACAAACGGATCACCCCGGTCGTCCAGTCGCGAGGGACCGTGGGAGAGGGTGATCTGCCGACCATGAACAATATTGCCGCCGCGATGGTCGGCGTTGGAGACGTTTATTACAACGGCATTCGGATGCCCGCTGCGAAGGCCTTGTCCGAAGCCGGGATCAAGCCATTGGAGCCGACCGCAGCCGATCAGGCTGCCTTCGTCAGCACCTACGCCTATGCGCACGCGCAGGCCGCCCTGCTGGTCGAGGATGCGCGCGAGTTGCTGGAATGGACGGACCTGAGCCACGCGATGGGCCTGACCGGCATGAACTCGAGCATCACCCCGATTTCCGCTCCCGTGCAGGCCATGCGCCCTTACGGATGGCTGGAATGGGACGCTGCTCGCATCATGGACATGATCAAGGGAAGCTATCTCTTCGAGAAGGATCCCACCCGCATCATCCAGGACCCCGAAAGTATGAGAGCCTCCAGCCAGAGGCAGGGATCGGCTTGGCAAGCCTGGGCCGACCTCCGGGATTCCGTGCACCTGTCGATCAACTCGTCGGATCACAATCCTGCAGTCCTGCCCGGATTGACGCCCGACAGCTCATGGGAACTGAGCACGCCGCAATTCATGCAGTACTACGTAAAGGGCGGGCCGCTGAGCAACGGGCAGTCTGGGTACATTCTGTCGAACGCCAATTGGGACCCCTACCCGATGGCGAACCAGATCGAGGCATTTACCATCGCCCTCACCAACCTCGGCGTCGCCGTCGCCCAGCGGATCGAGCGTTTCAGAAATCCTTTCTTCACCGTCGCGAAGCTGACGGACGTCCTCACGGCCGAGGAGCGAAGGGACATTCTGCCGTTCGATGTCTATCTGGCCACGGATTTGTGGCAGGAGCTCGCGGGAATGGGGACCCCGGTCACTCCAGCCGGGCAGGCCATCGTCGGAACGGTCGAGGATCTCGAGGCCCAGACGCGCATCAAACCGCTGCGCGCACGCAGCGCCGTCGATGTCTCCTTCCACCTTCTTGCTCAGGACCTTTTGACGGCCAGTCACTGGATGGAAATCCGCAAGGCCCAAACCCCGGCCCGCAATTTCGGCATTGCTCCGACCGCCGCGCTCACCGCGTTACGTAAGGCTTTGCCGTGGCGCCAGCCGGCGTCCGAGCGACCGCAACGACCTATCGGCGCCGTTGTCTACGATTTCATGCGTGAGAATCCGGCCTCGCATTTCTACGCGGCAGGCCCTGTGCGGCCCGACGCGAAGACACCGTTCGCGGCCGCCAAATTTCCTCATTGA
- a CDS encoding ring-opening amidohydrolase — MHVGVWKCAMAAPNDVSEIKVLIASGSVEPATIVARIGKTVLARHDAVNAQRAGCEAGAPND; from the coding sequence ATGCATGTCGGCGTCTGGAAATGCGCGATGGCCGCTCCCAACGACGTGTCCGAGATCAAGGTGCTGATCGCCTCCGGTTCGGTCGAGCCGGCGACCATCGTCGCCCGGATCGGCAAGACGGTTCTGGCACGTCATGACGCCGTCAACGCGCAGCGCGCCGGTTGTGAAGCCGGCGCGCCCAATGATTGA
- a CDS encoding oligopeptide/dipeptide ABC transporter ATP-binding protein, producing MRSQTAPAFLDARDMVKTYPVPGWLTGGRRVNSVDQVSFSIGKGEVLGLVGESGCGKSTVARLLVRMDRADSGSIRIGGAEIGGLAGQDLMALRRKVQLVFQDPFGALDPRMRLGESLEAPLRAHGIGDRGQRRAIALDMLREMGLDESFYDRLPRECSGGQLQRVVIARALILKPDLLVCDEPTSALDASLRSQVLNLLVDLKQRLGLTLLMISHDLRVVRELCDRIAVMYLGEIVELAPAAELFANPRHPYTRALIAASMLDNPDLSAVGAALRGEPPSPLNPPPGCRFHGRCPQAEALCSEGRPAFDATAAHAARCHFA from the coding sequence ATGAGGTCGCAAACGGCCCCTGCCTTCCTCGACGCCCGCGACATGGTCAAGACCTACCCGGTCCCCGGCTGGCTGACGGGCGGCCGCCGGGTGAACTCGGTCGACCAGGTCTCGTTCTCGATCGGCAAGGGCGAGGTGCTCGGCCTCGTCGGCGAATCCGGCTGTGGCAAGAGCACGGTCGCAAGGCTGCTGGTGCGGATGGACCGGGCCGACAGCGGATCGATCCGGATTGGCGGCGCCGAGATCGGCGGGCTCGCGGGGCAGGACCTGATGGCGCTGCGCCGCAAGGTCCAACTCGTCTTCCAGGACCCCTTCGGCGCGCTCGACCCGCGCATGCGGCTGGGCGAGAGCCTGGAGGCGCCCTTGCGCGCCCATGGCATCGGCGATCGCGGCCAGCGCCGCGCCATCGCCCTCGACATGCTGCGCGAGATGGGACTCGATGAAAGCTTCTACGACCGTCTGCCGCGCGAATGCTCGGGCGGACAGCTCCAGCGCGTGGTGATCGCGCGCGCCCTGATCCTGAAGCCCGATCTGCTCGTCTGCGACGAGCCGACCTCCGCGCTCGACGCCTCGCTGCGCTCGCAGGTCCTGAACCTGCTGGTCGATTTGAAGCAGCGCCTCGGACTCACCTTGCTGATGATCTCGCATGATCTGCGCGTCGTGCGCGAACTCTGCGACAGGATCGCTGTGATGTATCTTGGCGAGATCGTCGAACTCGCCCCGGCGGCCGAGCTCTTCGCCAATCCGCGCCATCCCTATACGCGCGCACTGATCGCCGCCTCGATGCTCGACAACCCGGACCTCTCTGCCGTCGGCGCCGCGCTCAGGGGCGAGCCGCCGAGCCCGCTCAATCCGCCGCCGGGCTGCCGCTTCCATGGTCGCTGCCCGCAGGCCGAGGCGCTCTGCTCGGAGGGCCGCCCCGCCTTTGATGCGACAGCGGCACATGCCGCCCGCTGCCATTTCGCCTGA
- a CDS encoding metal-sensing transcriptional repressor yields MEPHDQIHHHRHPEIITRLKRAEGHLRSTIEMVVNVRSCLEIAQQLQAVESAIANARKILIQEHIDHCLEEAAGHVPADARELLKEFKAVAKFL; encoded by the coding sequence ATGGAACCGCACGACCAGATTCACCACCACCGCCACCCGGAGATCATCACCCGGCTGAAGCGGGCCGAGGGGCATCTGCGTTCGACCATCGAGATGGTCGTCAATGTTCGCTCTTGTCTTGAAATCGCCCAGCAATTGCAGGCGGTCGAAAGCGCCATCGCCAATGCCCGCAAGATCCTGATCCAGGAACATATCGACCATTGCCTCGAAGAGGCCGCCGGCCATGTCCCGGCGGACGCCCGCGAACTTCTCAAGGAATTCAAGGCCGTCGCGAAATTCCTCTGA
- a CDS encoding ABC transporter substrate-binding protein: MQKTLILAFACATAFPAAALAQSGGKIVIAENFAPKAGFALETDDANVLAKAGCLEPLTRIDFDGKLQPSLAESWTQAAPDSWDFKLRKGVTFQDGKPLDAAAAAASLNAVLKVPTPARAFSPRVIKSVEAVGEDTVRVTTPTPSVLTPLRLAAANAGILSPAAYKDGKIDPAGTCTGPFVITRVNGQQSISLKRNDSYWGGKVALAEAEIRFIPDANVRATQLRTGEADVAGAVPASTLARLKQTPGLKVATLATPRTTTLLINTKKAPFDNEKVRQALQAALDLESIAGSIYEGSVQPAIGPFAPHEPWVPKAAKPAAYDVRKAQALLAEAGIKPGGLEFEIMAYSEKVEFKDLAAILQDQFKAVGINARIRLAEYKALEPDMTAGRYDVALLSRSHLVDVADPAGFLQSDYGCGGGFNLSQHCDKDFDARLATATGEADAGKRYAVYADLAQHLQSKAVNVFVVHEAGNDGYKTRVRNYRIHPLYQYVLTKDLAVD, translated from the coding sequence ATGCAGAAGACACTCATCTTGGCCTTCGCCTGCGCCACGGCCTTTCCGGCCGCGGCCCTCGCCCAGAGCGGCGGGAAGATCGTCATCGCCGAGAATTTCGCGCCAAAAGCCGGCTTTGCGCTCGAGACCGACGACGCCAACGTTCTCGCCAAGGCCGGCTGCCTCGAGCCGCTGACGCGGATCGACTTCGACGGCAAGCTGCAGCCCTCGCTCGCCGAGAGCTGGACACAGGCCGCGCCCGACAGCTGGGACTTCAAGTTGCGCAAGGGCGTGACCTTCCAGGATGGCAAGCCGCTCGACGCCGCCGCCGCCGCCGCGTCCCTCAATGCCGTGCTCAAGGTCCCGACACCCGCCCGCGCCTTCTCGCCGCGCGTGATCAAGTCCGTCGAGGCGGTCGGCGAAGATACGGTGCGGGTGACGACACCGACACCCTCCGTGCTGACGCCCCTCAGGCTCGCCGCCGCCAATGCCGGCATCCTGTCGCCGGCGGCCTACAAGGACGGCAAGATCGATCCGGCCGGCACCTGCACCGGCCCCTTCGTCATCACCCGCGTCAACGGCCAGCAGAGCATCAGTCTGAAGCGCAATGACAGTTACTGGGGCGGCAAGGTCGCGCTCGCCGAGGCCGAGATCAGGTTCATCCCGGACGCCAATGTCCGCGCCACGCAATTGCGCACGGGCGAGGCCGATGTGGCCGGCGCCGTGCCGGCCTCGACCCTGGCGCGCCTGAAGCAGACCCCCGGCCTCAAGGTCGCAACGCTGGCGACGCCGCGCACCACCACGCTGCTGATCAACACGAAGAAGGCCCCTTTCGACAACGAGAAGGTCCGCCAGGCCCTGCAGGCCGCGCTCGACCTCGAAAGCATTGCGGGCAGCATCTACGAAGGCTCGGTTCAGCCCGCGATCGGTCCGTTCGCGCCGCATGAGCCCTGGGTCCCAAAGGCGGCCAAGCCCGCCGCCTATGATGTCAGGAAGGCGCAGGCGCTGCTCGCCGAGGCCGGGATCAAGCCGGGCGGGCTCGAGTTCGAGATCATGGCCTATAGCGAGAAGGTCGAGTTCAAGGACCTGGCCGCGATCCTGCAGGACCAGTTCAAGGCCGTTGGTATCAACGCCCGCATTCGCCTCGCCGAATACAAGGCTCTGGAGCCGGACATGACCGCGGGGCGCTACGACGTGGCGCTGCTCTCGCGCAGCCATCTGGTCGACGTCGCCGATCCGGCAGGCTTCCTCCAGTCCGACTATGGCTGCGGCGGCGGCTTCAACCTGTCGCAGCATTGCGACAAGGATTTCGACGCCAGGCTGGCCACCGCGACGGGGGAGGCGGATGCCGGCAAGCGTTACGCCGTCTACGCCGATCTGGCGCAGCATTTGCAGTCGAAAGCGGTCAACGTCTTCGTCGTCCACGAGGCCGGCAATGACGGCTACAAGACCAGGGTGAGGAACTACCGGATTCACCCGCTCTACCAGTACGTGCTGACCAAGGATCTCGCCGTCGACTGA